From a region of the Sphingopyxis sp. YR583 genome:
- a CDS encoding DUF58 domain-containing protein has translation MIYPTRRAIYLLLVGAPMALALGLVRPEYWLVAPGWIGVILACLILDTIAGANPRHLRLDARFPHQVGVGDPFDLSLFASAPMLPPRAEMALALDERLAEGGRLAGDVRRTDAGDMLARTLSLAASRRGQARVEALWIRWAGPLGLVWKQRRFAIDGSINIVPSLRAVTDEGSRLFQRNSWFGLRQQRFRGEGTEYEALAEYQPGMDRRAIDWNASARHVKLLAKEYRVERDNRVVLAIDGGRTMAEPVGGMPRVDRAVSAALLLAYVGLKLNDRISFFSFAAKPHTLTPAYMHTQDFPALQRAASLIDYAHVESNFTLALTTLSAQLNRRSLIILFTEFTDATSADLMIRAAGRLVKKHRLLFVVIRDEEVEAEERRRPESGADVTRSNVAAAMLRDRQLVIARLQRLGADVIEVPADAMGASAVEAYLGIKRQGSL, from the coding sequence TTGATCTATCCGACCCGCCGCGCGATCTATCTGTTGCTCGTGGGCGCCCCGATGGCGCTCGCACTCGGGCTTGTCCGGCCCGAGTATTGGCTGGTCGCGCCCGGCTGGATCGGGGTGATCCTGGCGTGCCTGATCCTCGACACCATCGCGGGTGCCAACCCCCGCCACCTTCGGCTCGACGCCCGCTTTCCCCATCAGGTCGGGGTCGGCGATCCCTTCGATCTCTCGCTGTTCGCGAGCGCCCCCATGCTCCCGCCCCGCGCCGAGATGGCACTCGCGCTCGACGAGCGGCTCGCCGAGGGCGGCAGGCTCGCGGGCGATGTGCGAAGGACCGACGCGGGCGACATGCTCGCCCGTACGCTCTCGCTTGCCGCATCGCGGCGCGGGCAGGCGCGTGTCGAAGCGCTGTGGATCCGATGGGCGGGTCCGCTGGGGCTGGTCTGGAAACAGCGCAGGTTCGCGATCGACGGGTCGATCAACATCGTCCCCAGCCTGCGCGCGGTGACCGACGAGGGCAGCCGGCTGTTCCAGCGCAACAGCTGGTTCGGCCTTCGCCAACAGCGTTTCCGCGGCGAGGGCACCGAATATGAGGCGCTCGCCGAATATCAGCCGGGGATGGACCGGCGCGCGATCGACTGGAACGCGTCGGCGCGCCATGTCAAATTGCTCGCCAAGGAATATCGCGTCGAGCGCGACAACCGCGTCGTCCTGGCGATCGACGGCGGACGGACGATGGCCGAGCCCGTCGGCGGCATGCCGCGCGTCGATCGCGCGGTATCGGCGGCGCTGCTGCTCGCCTATGTCGGGCTGAAACTGAACGACCGGATCAGCTTCTTTTCCTTTGCCGCGAAGCCGCACACGCTGACCCCCGCCTATATGCACACGCAGGATTTTCCGGCGCTGCAGCGCGCCGCGAGCCTGATCGACTATGCGCATGTCGAGAGCAATTTCACCCTCGCGCTCACCACGCTGAGCGCGCAGCTCAACCGCCGCTCGCTGATCATCCTCTTCACCGAATTCACCGACGCGACGAGCGCCGACCTGATGATCCGTGCGGCGGGACGGCTGGTGAAGAAGCACCGGCTGCTGTTCGTCGTGATCCGCGACGAGGAGGTCGAGGCCGAGGAGCGACGCCGCCCCGAAAGCGGCGCCGACGTCACGCGGTCGAACGTCGCCGCGGCGATGCTGCGCGATCGGCAACTGGTGATCGCGCGGCTCCAGCGCCTCGGCGCCGACGTGATCGAGGTGCCCGCCGACGCAATGGGTGCGAGTGCGGTCGAAGC